A genomic region of Fundidesulfovibrio terrae contains the following coding sequences:
- a CDS encoding ABC transporter ATP-binding protein, with product MALLEIKDLTQRFGGLIAVNDFEVSLEGRELNALIGPNGAGKTTVFNLVSGFYQPSSGSITINGVNTKGMKPHQVTALGVARTFQNIRLWNDMTVLDNIRVSQHYRLGYSLMDSLLRTRRYADRERDIEHTAMELLEFMGMKDLANEFPPNLSYGIQRKVEIARALSTKPKLLLLDEPAAGLPSTDVVELIKLIAWIHKEFDLAIWMIEHQMTVVMSLCQWIKVIDFGATIAEGNPEDIRNNPTVIKAYLGDEAI from the coding sequence ATGGCCCTGCTCGAAATCAAAGATCTCACCCAGCGTTTCGGCGGGCTCATCGCGGTCAACGACTTCGAGGTCAGCCTCGAAGGCCGCGAGCTCAACGCCCTCATCGGCCCCAACGGAGCGGGCAAGACCACGGTGTTCAACCTGGTCAGCGGCTTCTACCAGCCCAGCTCCGGCTCCATCACCATAAACGGCGTGAACACCAAGGGCATGAAGCCCCACCAGGTGACCGCCCTGGGCGTGGCCCGCACCTTCCAGAACATCCGGCTCTGGAACGACATGACCGTGCTCGACAACATCCGGGTCAGCCAGCACTACCGCCTGGGCTACTCCCTGATGGACTCGCTCCTGCGCACGCGCCGTTACGCCGACCGCGAGCGGGACATCGAGCACACGGCCATGGAACTCCTGGAGTTCATGGGCATGAAGGACTTGGCCAACGAGTTCCCGCCCAACCTCTCCTACGGCATCCAGCGCAAGGTGGAGATCGCGCGCGCCCTGTCCACCAAGCCCAAGCTGCTGCTGCTGGACGAGCCCGCGGCGGGCCTGCCCTCCACCGACGTGGTGGAGCTCATCAAGCTCATCGCCTGGATCCACAAGGAGTTCGACCTGGCCATCTGGATGATCGAACACCAGATGACCGTGGTCATGAGCCTGTGCCAGTGGATCAAGGTCATCGATTTCGGCGCCACCATCGCCGAAGGCAACCCCGAGGACATCCGCAACAACCCCACCGTCATCAAGGCGTACCTGGGAGACGAGGCCATCTGA
- a CDS encoding branched-chain amino acid ABC transporter permease: MGNRITVPTALCALLLLMVGMTQVGLLGQYGVSFLCTMGIFIILSASLNLVNGYMGEFSCGHAGFMAVGAYASSIAGVFLFVPDKVFGQPWLPVSLAPWAFPLILAVGFAAAAIAGLVVAIPSFKTRGDYLAVITLAAAYIIKSAIENVEAVGGPRGFSGMGKIVQGMDAVAGIPWMLFWIFLGVVFAVWLLRRFVYSTYGKGVMAIHQDEVAAEIMSVNTNKMKLIAFMLSSGLAGLAGGLYAYQISFVNPASFTILRSTECLVMVYLGGMGSLTGSVLSAIVFAIMLEFLKPLEQLKWVAIPLLLILLMQFRPEGIMGNRELSDVFPKLKRFYRFK; this comes from the coding sequence ATGGGAAACCGCATTACCGTACCTACGGCGCTTTGCGCCCTGCTCCTTCTCATGGTTGGCATGACCCAGGTCGGACTGCTCGGCCAGTACGGGGTTTCCTTCCTGTGCACCATGGGCATCTTCATCATCCTGTCCGCCAGCCTGAACCTGGTCAACGGCTACATGGGCGAGTTCTCCTGCGGCCACGCGGGATTCATGGCCGTGGGAGCCTACGCCTCGTCCATCGCGGGCGTGTTCCTCTTCGTGCCCGACAAGGTGTTCGGCCAGCCCTGGCTGCCCGTGAGCCTGGCCCCCTGGGCCTTCCCGCTCATCCTGGCCGTGGGTTTCGCGGCGGCGGCCATTGCCGGCCTGGTGGTGGCCATCCCCTCGTTCAAGACTCGCGGCGACTACCTGGCGGTCATCACCCTGGCGGCCGCCTACATCATCAAGAGCGCCATCGAGAACGTGGAGGCCGTGGGCGGCCCGCGCGGGTTCTCGGGCATGGGCAAGATCGTGCAGGGCATGGACGCCGTGGCGGGCATCCCCTGGATGCTCTTCTGGATATTCCTGGGCGTCGTGTTCGCCGTCTGGTTGTTGCGGCGCTTCGTGTACTCCACTTACGGCAAGGGCGTCATGGCCATCCACCAGGACGAAGTCGCCGCCGAGATCATGAGCGTGAACACCAACAAGATGAAGCTCATCGCCTTCATGCTCTCCTCGGGCCTAGCGGGCCTGGCGGGCGGGCTGTACGCCTACCAGATCAGCTTCGTGAACCCGGCCTCGTTCACCATCCTGCGCTCCACGGAATGCCTGGTAATGGTGTACCTTGGCGGCATGGGGTCGCTGACCGGCTCGGTGCTCTCGGCCATCGTGTTCGCCATCATGCTGGAGTTCCTGAAGCCCCTTGAACAGCTCAAATGGGTGGCCATTCCGCTGCTGCTCATCCTGCTCATGCAGTTCAGGCCCGAGGGCATCATGGGCAACCGCGAGCTCTCGGACGTGTTCCCCAAACTCAAGCGCTTCTACAGGTTCAAATAG
- a CDS encoding branched-chain amino acid ABC transporter permease, with the protein MLDTVIQQALNALQLGSYYSLIALGYCLVYGVLLLINFAHGDIFMVGAYIAFFAATFFMGQHALIPPASPISVKLVFAGFFALILTAALSFAIKKKPQAAGQKSYSYPATLAGIFIAFTAIVYVWGQDIKLDTGADKLMVFAATLPLTMVLTSVVGVFIERVAYKPLRLKGANRLYVVITALMMGIILEYGNLSLLGANRLSFPTLLPRVIFDVGEAKISITKLSAILASFLVFSLLQWIVTRTKLGMAMRAVSYDKFAVPLMGIPLDAVIVFTFFLGSSMAGLAGLLYAMNFPVLDPFMGALVGWKAFVAAVVGGIGDIRGAFVGGFLLAFLEVIVAAVFSSELRDLISFTILLGILTWKPTGLFGKPKTTKI; encoded by the coding sequence ATGCTCGACACCGTCATCCAACAGGCGCTCAACGCCTTGCAGCTGGGAAGCTACTATTCCCTCATCGCCCTGGGCTACTGCCTGGTCTACGGCGTGCTGCTGCTCATCAACTTCGCCCACGGCGACATCTTCATGGTGGGGGCCTACATCGCCTTCTTCGCCGCCACATTCTTCATGGGCCAGCATGCGCTGATCCCCCCGGCCTCGCCCATCTCGGTGAAGCTGGTCTTCGCGGGGTTCTTCGCGCTGATCCTGACCGCCGCGCTCTCCTTCGCCATCAAGAAGAAGCCGCAGGCGGCGGGCCAGAAGAGTTACAGCTACCCGGCCACCCTGGCGGGCATCTTCATCGCCTTCACCGCCATCGTCTACGTCTGGGGACAGGACATCAAGCTCGATACCGGAGCCGACAAGCTCATGGTGTTCGCGGCCACCCTGCCCCTGACCATGGTGCTGACCTCGGTGGTGGGCGTGTTCATCGAGCGCGTGGCCTACAAGCCGCTGCGCCTCAAGGGTGCCAACCGCCTCTACGTGGTCATCACCGCGCTCATGATGGGCATCATCCTTGAGTACGGCAACCTCTCGCTCCTGGGCGCCAACAGGCTGTCCTTCCCTACGCTTCTGCCGCGCGTCATCTTTGACGTGGGCGAAGCCAAGATTTCCATCACCAAGCTCTCGGCCATCCTAGCGAGCTTCCTGGTGTTTTCCCTGCTGCAGTGGATCGTCACCCGCACCAAGCTGGGCATGGCCATGCGGGCCGTGTCCTACGACAAGTTCGCGGTGCCGCTCATGGGCATCCCGCTGGACGCGGTCATCGTGTTCACCTTCTTCCTGGGCTCCTCCATGGCCGGGCTGGCGGGCCTCCTCTACGCCATGAACTTCCCGGTGCTGGACCCCTTCATGGGCGCGCTGGTGGGCTGGAAAGCCTTCGTGGCCGCGGTGGTGGGCGGCATCGGCGACATCCGGGGGGCCTTCGTCGGCGGCTTCCTGCTGGCCTTCCTGGAGGTCATCGTGGCGGCGGTGTTCAGCTCCGAACTGCGCGACCTGATCAGCTTCACGATCCTGCTGGGCATCCTCACCTGGAAGCCCACCGGGCTCTTCGGCAAACCCAAAACCACGAAGATATAG
- a CDS encoding ABC transporter substrate-binding protein → MKKLLVALLVAAFAFPAAAFSADTIKIGFNIPLTGDIPKVGEMSKDAAEMLKEKINGAGGLEVGGKKYMLDFVYVDNEAKPESAVNAALKLIEGEKVLAMVGPQGSGRAIPAGEIANNNKTVMMSAWSTNPKTTQDRPYVFRACFLDDFQGPVAAKFATEQLKAKTAAVLYDVASDYPKGLAEFFKKDFEKLHGAGSVVAFETFTTKDVDFSAQLTKILKAKPDVLFTPQYYNEVPLIVKQARELGYKGPILGSDSWGSAELMALCGDDCKGQYFVTHYAAAGAKGATKEFIDAFNAKFKQIPDDVGALTWDATGMVLAAIKKMGAISGDLAKDRTALRDAMATMRDFDGITGKMSYDGKTGDPVKCAVIVKITDKGEFAFHESVCP, encoded by the coding sequence ATGAAAAAACTCCTCGTTGCCTTGCTTGTCGCGGCCTTCGCCTTTCCGGCGGCCGCCTTTAGCGCCGACACCATCAAAATCGGCTTCAACATCCCGCTGACCGGCGACATCCCCAAGGTCGGCGAGATGAGCAAGGACGCCGCCGAGATGCTGAAGGAAAAGATCAACGGCGCTGGCGGCCTGGAAGTGGGCGGCAAAAAGTACATGCTGGACTTCGTGTACGTCGACAACGAGGCCAAGCCTGAATCCGCGGTCAACGCGGCGCTCAAGCTCATCGAGGGCGAGAAGGTGCTGGCCATGGTCGGCCCCCAGGGCTCCGGCCGCGCCATCCCCGCCGGCGAGATCGCCAACAACAACAAGACCGTCATGATGTCCGCCTGGTCCACCAACCCCAAGACCACTCAGGACCGCCCCTACGTGTTCCGCGCCTGCTTCCTGGACGACTTCCAGGGACCCGTGGCCGCCAAGTTCGCCACCGAGCAGCTCAAGGCCAAGACCGCCGCTGTGCTGTACGACGTGGCCTCCGACTACCCCAAGGGCCTGGCCGAGTTCTTCAAGAAGGACTTCGAGAAGCTGCACGGCGCCGGCTCCGTGGTGGCCTTCGAGACCTTCACCACCAAGGACGTGGACTTCTCCGCTCAGCTGACCAAGATCCTCAAGGCCAAGCCCGACGTCCTGTTCACCCCCCAGTACTACAACGAGGTCCCGCTGATCGTGAAGCAGGCTCGTGAGCTGGGTTACAAGGGCCCCATCCTGGGCTCCGACTCCTGGGGCTCCGCCGAGCTCATGGCCCTGTGCGGCGACGACTGCAAAGGCCAGTACTTCGTGACCCACTACGCCGCCGCCGGCGCCAAGGGTGCCACCAAGGAGTTCATCGACGCCTTCAACGCCAAGTTCAAGCAGATCCCCGACGACGTTGGGGCGCTTACCTGGGACGCCACCGGCATGGTTCTGGCCGCCATCAAGAAGATGGGCGCCATCTCCGGCGACCTGGCCAAGGACCGCACCGCCCTGCGCGACGCCATGGCCACCATGCGCGACTTCGACGGCATCACCGGCAAGATGAGCTACGACGGCAAGACCGGCGACCCCGTCAAGTGCGCCGTGATCGTCAAGATCACCGACAAGGGCGAGTTCGCTTTCCACGAATCCGTCTGCCCGTAG
- a CDS encoding D-sedoheptulose 7-phosphate isomerase: MSSDALELVLDYAGEGTRLRELFFNENAQTVVAAGRTLALCLAKGGKILFCGNGGSAADAQHLAAEFVNRFQLERPPLPAIALTTDTSILTAIGNDYGFDQVFAKQVQALGRPGDVLVGITTSGNSPNVVAAMRLAREKGLTTVGLTGKNGEIVQFSDLAILVPHTVTALIQEIHIACGHLMCKLTDHYLFEAVVELKPYLDATV; the protein is encoded by the coding sequence ATGTCCAGCGATGCCTTGGAGCTCGTGCTCGACTACGCCGGCGAAGGGACCAGGCTGCGGGAGTTGTTCTTCAACGAGAACGCCCAGACCGTGGTGGCCGCCGGACGCACCCTGGCGCTGTGCCTGGCCAAGGGCGGCAAGATACTCTTCTGCGGCAACGGGGGCTCAGCCGCCGACGCCCAGCACCTGGCGGCCGAGTTCGTCAACCGCTTCCAACTGGAGCGTCCGCCGCTTCCGGCCATCGCCTTGACCACCGACACGTCCATACTTACCGCTATTGGCAACGACTACGGCTTCGACCAGGTCTTCGCCAAGCAGGTGCAGGCCCTGGGACGGCCCGGGGACGTGCTGGTGGGCATCACCACCTCCGGCAACAGCCCAAACGTGGTGGCCGCCATGCGCCTGGCGCGCGAAAAGGGCCTGACCACCGTGGGCCTGACCGGCAAGAACGGCGAGATCGTCCAGTTCAGCGACCTGGCCATCCTGGTGCCGCACACCGTGACCGCCCTCATCCAGGAGATTCACATCGCCTGCGGCCACCTCATGTGCAAGCTGACCGACCATTATCTGTTCGAGGCCGTCGTGGAGCTCAAACCCTACCTCGACGCGACGGTCTGA
- a CDS encoding FmdB family zinc ribbon protein translates to MPIYEYRCEQCGCEFEELVFGDQAPACPKCSSDNTHKLMSACRHTAGHNPGGYQGGTVPAPSGGGGCAGCSGGSCATCK, encoded by the coding sequence ATGCCGATCTACGAATACCGCTGCGAACAATGCGGTTGCGAATTCGAGGAGCTGGTCTTTGGCGACCAGGCGCCCGCCTGCCCCAAGTGCTCCTCGGACAACACCCACAAGCTCATGAGCGCCTGCCGCCACACCGCCGGACACAACCCCGGCGGCTACCAGGGCGGTACCGTGCCCGCGCCCTCCGGTGGCGGCGGATGCGCCGGATGCTCGGGCGGGAGTTGCGCCACGTGCAAATGA
- the hemC gene encoding hydroxymethylbilane synthase, whose protein sequence is MQMTITIATRGSKLALWQANHIKSLLESRHAGLAVELLVLKTQGDKILDVPLAKVGGKGLFVKEIEEALADGRADLAVHSMKDVPVERREGLALGPIPEREDFADMLLSTSYSSLEELPRGATVGTSSLRRQAQLLAVRPDLDIRMLRGNLDTRVGKLMDGQYDAIVVAAAGLNRLGITTPRMARLAPPQFIPAVAQGALSLEYRADDKRTQDLAAFLDHMETRDAVTAERAFLARLEGGCQVPIAAYGRVEGGMVTLTGLVADPDGKKIIRAERSGPRVEAGTLGVEVAEDVLAQGGAEILAAVYGAGVKA, encoded by the coding sequence GTGCAAATGACCATCACCATCGCCACCCGGGGCAGCAAGCTGGCCCTGTGGCAGGCCAATCACATCAAGTCGCTGCTGGAATCCCGCCACGCCGGTCTCGCCGTGGAGCTGCTCGTCCTCAAGACCCAGGGCGACAAGATCCTGGACGTCCCCCTGGCCAAGGTGGGCGGAAAGGGCCTGTTCGTGAAGGAGATCGAGGAAGCCCTGGCCGACGGCCGGGCCGACCTGGCCGTGCACTCCATGAAGGACGTGCCCGTGGAGCGCCGCGAGGGACTGGCCCTGGGGCCCATTCCCGAGCGCGAGGATTTCGCGGACATGCTCCTAAGCACCTCCTATTCGAGCCTTGAGGAGCTCCCCCGGGGAGCCACCGTGGGCACCTCCAGTCTGCGCCGCCAGGCCCAGCTCCTGGCCGTGCGTCCGGACCTGGACATCCGCATGCTGCGAGGCAACCTGGACACCCGGGTAGGGAAGCTCATGGACGGCCAGTACGACGCCATCGTGGTGGCCGCAGCGGGGCTGAACCGCCTGGGCATCACCACCCCGCGCATGGCCCGCCTGGCCCCGCCGCAGTTCATCCCCGCCGTGGCCCAGGGCGCGCTCAGCCTGGAGTACCGCGCCGACGACAAGCGCACCCAGGACCTCGCGGCCTTCCTGGACCACATGGAGACCCGAGACGCCGTCACCGCCGAACGGGCCTTCCTGGCCCGCCTGGAGGGCGGTTGCCAGGTGCCCATCGCGGCCTACGGGCGCGTGGAGGGAGGCATGGTCACGCTGACCGGACTGGTGGCCGATCCCGACGGGAAGAAGATCATCCGGGCCGAGCGTTCGGGACCGCGCGTGGAAGCCGGCACTTTGGGCGTCGAAGTGGCCGAGGATGTGCTGGCCCAGGGCGGCGCGGAGATTTTGGCTGCTGTTTATGGGGCCGGAGTGAAGGCATAG
- a CDS encoding DUF2142 domain-containing protein — MTATTLAVVAAMALVSAYRAHPDEKDHVGAGQYYMEYWDPPKIGDERAAGAYSNYGVSYLNQLDAVYFFAGKFARAVKPLAGSDYLSLRLFNVSLFALLAVLSWCLPGRARVGFLPLFISPQVWYVFSYFNGDALPLALTFIAAWFLARLLEDGPGLGPKRSQAGRLAGLGLTLGLLAISKQNYYVFLAFFLCLWVVIAWPGRVASPVTLRQAGLALALAAAVFGLRYGANVWIERQQPPDAAAKVAEQVAPQEFKPSTLEKGGGFWGSRMRSKGVTFTEMFTGEWKWHIFTFRSAFGKYGAMDIEAPLIFYRYMAWALDVFALVLFAALLRAGPQGRVLAGLLALFAALTIFQSVWHSWNNDFQAQGRYLFPILGMAACVMVRCRDGFGRLTPALWAAGLVMWGMSMWSFTAVGLAAIPR, encoded by the coding sequence GTGACTGCCACCACTCTGGCCGTGGTCGCGGCCATGGCCCTGGTGAGCGCCTACAGGGCGCACCCCGACGAAAAGGACCACGTGGGCGCGGGGCAGTACTACATGGAGTACTGGGACCCCCCGAAAATAGGAGACGAACGCGCGGCCGGGGCCTACAGCAACTACGGCGTGTCCTACCTGAACCAACTGGACGCGGTCTATTTCTTCGCGGGCAAGTTCGCCCGCGCGGTCAAGCCTCTGGCCGGGTCGGACTACCTGTCCCTGCGCCTGTTCAATGTGTCCCTGTTCGCCCTGCTGGCGGTCTTGAGCTGGTGTCTGCCGGGACGAGCCCGCGTGGGGTTCCTGCCGCTCTTCATCTCGCCGCAGGTCTGGTACGTGTTCAGCTATTTCAACGGCGACGCTCTGCCCCTTGCGCTTACATTCATCGCGGCCTGGTTCCTGGCGCGCCTGCTGGAGGACGGGCCGGGGCTCGGGCCGAAGCGGTCCCAGGCCGGGCGTCTGGCGGGCCTGGGGCTGACGCTTGGGCTCCTGGCCATATCCAAGCAGAACTACTACGTTTTTCTGGCTTTTTTCCTGTGCCTGTGGGTGGTGATTGCCTGGCCGGGGAGGGTGGCGTCCCCCGTGACCCTGCGTCAGGCAGGGCTGGCCCTGGCCCTGGCGGCGGCGGTGTTCGGCCTGCGCTACGGGGCGAACGTCTGGATCGAACGCCAGCAGCCCCCGGACGCGGCGGCCAAGGTGGCCGAGCAGGTGGCCCCGCAGGAGTTCAAGCCCTCGACGCTGGAGAAGGGGGGGGGGTTCTGGGGCTCGCGCATGCGCAGCAAGGGCGTCACGTTCACGGAAATGTTCACCGGCGAGTGGAAGTGGCACATTTTCACCTTCCGCAGCGCCTTCGGCAAGTACGGGGCCATGGACATAGAAGCCCCGCTCATCTTCTACCGCTACATGGCCTGGGCCCTGGACGTGTTCGCTCTCGTCCTGTTCGCCGCGCTCTTGCGGGCGGGGCCGCAGGGGCGGGTCCTGGCCGGGCTGCTGGCGCTGTTTGCGGCCCTGACCATCTTCCAGTCGGTGTGGCACTCCTGGAACAACGACTTCCAGGCCCAGGGGCGCTATCTCTTTCCGATCCTGGGCATGGCCGCCTGCGTGATGGTGCGCTGCCGCGACGGCTTCGGGCGGCTCACCCCGGCGCTCTGGGCGGCGGGACTTGTCATGTGGGGCATGTCCATGTGGTCGTTCACGGCCGTGGGGCTGGCCGCGATCCCAAGATAG
- the cobT gene encoding nicotinate-nucleotide--dimethylbenzimidazole phosphoribosyltransferase, with amino-acid sequence MRDAFDALLARISPVDASLAPKAQAHLDDLTKPQGSLGRLEEIAKKLFLIGNGQPPKVDPAVIFTCAGDHGVATEGVSLFPQEVTRQMVLNLVNGGAGINVLARQAGAEVTVVDAGSAGGTYPEHPRLVQAKVAPGTANMAKGPAMTEEQCLKALLLGVRLADEAAQKGCKALGTGDMGIANTTPSTALYSAFLGLEPQGITGPGTGLDAGGVSRKAAVIAKCLEVNRTAVESKDPLKILAALGGFEIACIAGLILGGAANKMAVLVDGFISTAAFVAAASFVPAVADYCFFSHASSEPGHQAVMRALDARPVLDLDLRLGEGTGAALALMILRASAAIYNEMATFSQAGVSTADA; translated from the coding sequence ATGCGCGACGCCTTCGACGCCCTCCTCGCTCGCATCTCCCCCGTGGACGCCTCCCTGGCGCCCAAGGCCCAGGCCCATCTGGACGACCTCACCAAGCCCCAGGGCAGCCTCGGCCGCCTGGAAGAGATCGCCAAGAAACTCTTCCTCATCGGAAACGGCCAGCCCCCGAAGGTGGATCCGGCCGTGATCTTCACCTGCGCAGGGGACCACGGCGTGGCCACCGAGGGCGTGAGCCTCTTCCCCCAGGAAGTCACCCGTCAGATGGTGCTCAATCTCGTGAACGGAGGCGCGGGCATCAACGTGCTGGCCCGCCAGGCCGGGGCAGAAGTGACGGTGGTGGACGCCGGAAGCGCCGGCGGAACCTATCCCGAACACCCGCGCCTGGTGCAGGCCAAGGTAGCCCCGGGCACGGCCAACATGGCCAAGGGACCGGCCATGACCGAGGAGCAGTGCCTCAAGGCCCTGTTGCTCGGCGTCCGGCTGGCGGACGAGGCGGCCCAAAAGGGCTGCAAGGCGCTGGGCACAGGCGACATGGGCATCGCCAACACCACCCCTTCCACGGCCCTGTACAGCGCCTTCCTGGGCCTCGAGCCCCAGGGCATCACCGGCCCCGGCACCGGCTTGGACGCAGGCGGCGTGTCCCGCAAGGCGGCCGTCATCGCCAAATGCCTCGAGGTCAACCGCACGGCGGTGGAGTCCAAGGACCCGCTCAAGATACTGGCGGCCCTGGGCGGCTTCGAGATCGCCTGCATCGCGGGCCTGATCCTGGGCGGCGCGGCCAACAAAATGGCCGTGCTGGTGGACGGGTTCATCTCCACGGCGGCCTTCGTGGCGGCGGCTTCCTTCGTCCCGGCCGTGGCGGACTACTGCTTCTTCAGCCACGCCTCGTCCGAACCGGGACACCAGGCGGTCATGCGCGCCCTCGACGCCAGGCCGGTGCTGGACCTGGACCTGCGCCTGGGCGAAGGCACGGGCGCTGCCCTGGCCCTCATGATCCTGCGGGCCTCGGCCGCCATCTACAACGAGATGGCCACTTTCTCCCAGGCCGGAGTGAGCACGGCGGACGCCTAG
- a CDS encoding ATP-dependent 6-phosphofructokinase — MHESEHPGQTSPDPADPADLDTRIPTLGPAKIPNPRKNSLFVDDEQGVSVNILRTVHGKAPRTAVMEQAGPRSHIYFDPPKTKCAVVTCGGLCPGINDVIRSIVMEAHHGYKVSSVLGVRYGLAGFIPKNDPDVVDLTPSYVADIHEFGGTVLGTSRGPQDPQDVVDALERLNVGVLFMLGGVGTMRAARAIHEVIARRSLRIAIVCIPKTVDNDIHYVSRTFGFDTAVEKAIEAIRCAHIEALGVPYGIGVVKLMGRESGFIAAAAALSIKEVNFVLVPEQAFVLDGPGGFLPELESRLRRRGHAVVAVAEGAGQHLLPQSGLTDASGNTVLGDICGLLLSRIKSHFKDVLPVTVKYIDPSYIIRSVPAGAADRAHCNMLGAMAVHAGMAGKTGLMVSPLHEVPAHIPLPLVTAGRRQMDLQSSFWQQVMDSTGQSQPKSC, encoded by the coding sequence ATGCACGAAAGCGAGCACCCAGGCCAGACCTCGCCCGACCCGGCCGACCCGGCGGATCTGGACACCCGCATCCCCACCCTTGGCCCGGCCAAGATTCCCAACCCGCGCAAGAATTCCCTGTTCGTGGATGATGAGCAAGGGGTTTCGGTGAACATCCTGCGGACCGTCCACGGCAAGGCCCCCCGCACCGCCGTCATGGAGCAGGCCGGGCCGCGCAGCCACATCTATTTCGACCCGCCCAAGACGAAATGCGCCGTGGTCACCTGCGGCGGGCTCTGCCCCGGCATCAACGACGTTATCCGCTCCATCGTGATGGAGGCCCACCACGGCTACAAGGTGTCCTCGGTGCTGGGCGTCCGCTACGGGCTGGCCGGATTCATCCCCAAGAACGATCCGGACGTGGTGGATCTCACCCCGTCCTACGTCGCGGACATCCACGAATTCGGCGGCACTGTGCTTGGCACCTCGCGCGGCCCGCAGGACCCCCAGGACGTGGTGGACGCCCTGGAACGCCTCAACGTGGGCGTGCTCTTCATGCTGGGCGGGGTGGGCACCATGCGCGCGGCCCGGGCCATCCACGAGGTCATCGCGAGACGCAGCCTGCGCATCGCCATCGTGTGCATCCCCAAGACCGTCGACAACGACATCCACTACGTCTCCCGCACCTTCGGCTTCGACACGGCCGTGGAAAAAGCCATCGAGGCCATCCGCTGCGCCCACATCGAGGCCCTGGGCGTGCCCTACGGTATCGGCGTGGTGAAGCTCATGGGCCGTGAATCCGGGTTCATCGCGGCGGCAGCGGCGCTCTCCATCAAGGAGGTCAATTTCGTGCTGGTGCCCGAGCAGGCCTTCGTCCTGGACGGACCGGGCGGCTTCCTGCCGGAGCTCGAATCGCGGCTGAGAAGGCGCGGCCACGCCGTGGTGGCGGTGGCCGAGGGGGCCGGGCAGCACCTGCTGCCCCAGTCCGGGCTCACGGACGCCTCGGGCAACACGGTGCTGGGAGACATTTGCGGCCTGCTGCTTTCACGCATCAAGAGCCACTTCAAGGACGTGCTGCCCGTCACCGTGAAATACATCGACCCCAGCTACATCATCCGCTCTGTCCCGGCCGGGGCCGCCGACCGGGCCCACTGCAACATGCTGGGGGCCATGGCGGTGCACGCGGGCATGGCGGGCAAGACCGGGCTCATGGTCAGCCCCCTGCACGAGGTGCCGGCGCACATCCCCCTGCCCCTGGTGACGGCGGGGCGCCGGCAAATGGACCTTCAGTCGAGCTTCTGGCAGCAGGTGATGGACTCCACCGGCCAGAGCCAGCCCAAGTCCTGCTGA
- a CDS encoding glycosyltransferase family 1 protein: MQAGPARTLFFIPPVRKAAGGVAVLCRMAAVLREAGRDVSLVLRERSGWRPDSEGVPELDFDRAGLTRGDVWVVPEGWVNALAPGLRAGARCLVYVQNWAYLFTGLPPGVEWRSLDVSFLAVSRPVAWFIGQSLGATAPILRPGIDLDVFSAPSAKPDTLAVAYMPRKNKALADQVRAVIRARGRFSPEWVEISGLDRQGVAQALARSHAFLATGFPEGCPLPPLEAMASGAIPAGFAGLGGWDYMRQAAPPGGASGGEPGGYVPPCPMDPVPWEGNGFFVPDNDVMGAALALENALELWQRGGEELARVRRALAATATAYGLEPQRQAVLDFWERLG, from the coding sequence ATGCAAGCAGGACCAGCGAGAACCCTCTTTTTCATCCCCCCCGTGCGCAAGGCCGCCGGAGGTGTGGCCGTGCTGTGCCGCATGGCCGCTGTGCTGCGCGAGGCCGGGCGCGACGTGTCCCTGGTGCTGCGCGAGCGCTCCGGCTGGCGTCCCGACAGCGAGGGCGTGCCGGAGCTCGACTTCGACCGGGCAGGGCTCACGCGCGGCGACGTCTGGGTTGTGCCGGAAGGGTGGGTGAACGCGCTCGCCCCCGGGCTTCGGGCCGGGGCGCGCTGCCTGGTGTATGTGCAGAACTGGGCCTACCTGTTCACCGGCCTGCCCCCGGGCGTGGAGTGGCGCTCGCTTGACGTCTCCTTCCTGGCGGTGTCCCGACCCGTGGCCTGGTTCATTGGGCAGAGCCTTGGCGCTACCGCGCCCATCCTGCGCCCGGGCATCGACCTGGACGTGTTCTCGGCCCCGTCCGCCAAGCCGGACACCCTGGCCGTGGCCTACATGCCCCGCAAAAACAAGGCGCTGGCCGACCAGGTGCGGGCCGTGATCCGCGCCCGAGGGCGCTTCTCCCCCGAGTGGGTCGAGATAAGCGGCCTGGACCGCCAGGGAGTGGCCCAGGCGTTGGCCCGATCCCACGCCTTCCTGGCCACGGGCTTTCCCGAGGGCTGCCCCCTGCCGCCCCTGGAGGCCATGGCCAGCGGGGCCATCCCGGCCGGATTCGCGGGACTTGGCGGCTGGGACTACATGCGCCAGGCCGCGCCGCCAGGCGGCGCTTCCGGGGGCGAACCGGGCGGCTACGTCCCGCCGTGCCCCATGGACCCGGTCCCCTGGGAGGGCAACGGCTTCTTCGTGCCCGACAACGACGTCATGGGTGCGGCCCTGGCCCTGGAGAACGCCCTGGAACTGTGGCAGCGGGGCGGGGAGGAGCTTGCGCGGGTGCGCCGGGCCCTGGCCGCCACGGCGACCGCCTACGGGCTCGAGCCTCAGCGCCAGGCCGTGCTCGATTTCTGGGAGCGACTGGGCTAG